tttagtaataactccattaataggggattacagaaccctatatagtttactcaactccgctttatgtcagggttctgtgtaccaaattttatcaaaatctgtcaagtggtttaggaggagtttgcctgacaaagttgtgtctacagacagacaacccTATTCCAGTATCCCCCCTCCCCCTTTAACTTTGTTGGGGGGTATAATTAAAAACATCTGTAATAACAGGCCAAGATACACTATGCCTGGTAATGAGTTACTTATAAAACCAAAATCTACTTGTCagttaaatagaaaaattaatCTGACCTGGTTTTTTTATCAggtatgtaaaatgaaattcacCATAGTTGacctattatatattatttttgttgacagCCGAATATCTGTCTCCAATTTATCCCACTAGATAGAAGTGTCACACCACATTGACAATGAGGGGTTGTCCTGTTTTAATTTGGGCATTATGAATAAAGCGGACTTGATTAATATAATAACACAGGAGAACAATAACCTATTGTTaataaaaattattcaaattaatatataattttgaaattatgaagATAATTAAGTATGAGACTGACAAACAGATGTGGTGACAGACCCTGTTTACTGTGGGCTGATCACCTCTACCAGGTTTTACTTTGTCACCTATTCTTATTGAAAGGCTGGAACAGCTAGCCTTTACAAAAAGCAAAAGTGTGCAGCAATATTATAAGAAAGGAGCAGGTTAGTGCAGCTAGCCACACCATTCTGACACCATTGCCACACCATTTTGACACCATTGCCATACCATTCTGGCACTATTGCCACACCATTCTGGCACCATTGCCACACCATTCTGGCACCATTGCCACACCATTCTGGCACTATTGCCACACCATTCTGGCACTATTGCCACCATTCTGGCACTATTGCCACACCTTTCTGGCACTATTGCCACACCTTTCTGGCACTATTGCCACACCATTCTGGCACTATTTACTAAAATAGATTAAAATTAGTTGACCTTCAATTCAAATAGTGGTTCAAGAGGTTGAGGTGTATGAAGGACAAAGGTGATGGAAATGTCTTCCATTGGATTTATGAGGTATCATAAAGTTACAAGTGGTAGTGAGAATTAGTGTCATTGCATTTATCACGTTTGTAGGCGAAGTTTAACCAATGTGTTtttattggtcattttatgtcacaagtatttaaatgtttagctttcttaaagatgctccaccgctgacaaatggtattttttcactatcaaaaacaggagcagatgattaagtcttttttttcttcagttacaaaagttacttactttacattattaccaccattggaaagtttgaacttctaattttatttcatgtcaaaaagtatgaaaaataattaattgcatcccgaaaaaatttcgtggcactatatcctatatagaaggaaggattgcgcatgcactaaagacaaaatgcattattttatattatttttttgtgttaattaggcatatatatacacaattaaacacccattattgttcaaatgatgaatatcatttatgctctcttggcggtggagcatctttaaaatcatGTATCCCGGCCCACTAAAGTAATTCAGGattgataaaaacaattttatcacCAAATAAATCCAAAAGGTCATTTTGTCCATATCTGTAAAAAgaatcaaacaatttttaatattttatattaaaacctTACTTGTTTAAATATAGACCAGAAAGAGTAACGCAATGGTGCCACAACTATGTACGGCTTTGGTGTGGCAAGTGTGTGCAGCAAACTCAATTGCATACGAAAAGTATGTATTGCGGCAGTATTGCTGCTACTAATGTGCCAGAGGCCTTATATATCTGAGTTGATTATAGGGATTTCAACCAACTGTTAAAGTAGAAACTTTGTATTAATTTATAAACATTCAATTTCTGCCTTCAGCAGACAATATGGAGGACCAAAGGAATTACACTAATGTACCGGTATACAAACAGGAATTAATATTGCTACCaaaaaattaaagtatattCATTAGATTACGACACAATATTTCtttcattgatttattaatTTACAATAACTTACTTAtgcttattttgaaaaaaaaatatatacatattgagAGCTGTCAATACGAATTAGAATTTAAGGGAAATATGGAACAAACAACATTTAGAGTTGAGATGCAAaactttaacaatttttttttttttttttttttttttgaaaattcaaaaattcCTAAAGGTAAAAAAAGAGTAAACCCATAATACTGTCTTCATATTTTAGATGGAAAATATTCTGAACAGAAAATACTGCTCAAGTCCTTTCAATTTTCAGCGTGCTCAGTTTCTAGAGTCttgaaaaatattgaagaaattaTCATACTCAGACAGAAGCAGCCACAGGGACTTGACTTTCTGATCTACCCACAAAAATGTTAGCTGTAATACATATTATGGAATATGAGTTGAAAATTTGCACCAAGCCCCTGTTGAATGAAGCTATGTCTAAAAGATGTCTTATGATTATCTGTCAAATTTCATACTTCTTCATGACTTTCCACAAAATTTCCTGTCATTCTTACATCACTTGCTGTCATTCTTACATTACTTACTGTCATTCTTACATCACTTACTGTCATTCTTACATCACTTGCTGTCATTCTTACCTCACTTGCTGTCTTTCTCACATCACTTCCTGTCTTTCTCACCTCACTTGCTGACATTCTTACATCACCTGCTGTCATTCTTACATCACTTCCTGTCATTCTTACCTCACTTGCTGTCATTCTTACATCACTTGCTGTCATTCTTACCTCACTTGCTGTCATTCCTACCTCACTTCCTGTCATTCTTACATCACTTCCTGTCTTTCTTACCTCACTTGCTGTCATTCTTACCTCACTTGCTGTCATTCTTACATCACTTGCTGTCATTCTTACATCACTTGCTGTCATTCTTGCCTCACTTCCTGTCATTCTTACATCACTTGCTGTCATTCTTACATCACTTGCTGTCATTCTTGCCTCACTTCCTGTTATTCTTACCTCACTTGCTGTCATTCTTACCTCACTTGCTGTCATTCTTACATCACTTCCTCTCTTTCTTACATCACTTCCTCTCTTTCTCACCTCATTTCCTGTCATTCTTACATCACTTCCTGTCTTTCTTACATCACTTGCTGTCATTCTTACATCACTTCCTGTCTTTCTTACATCACTCCTTGTCTTTCTCACCTCACTTCCTGTCTTTCTCACCTCACTTCCTGTCATTCTTACCTCACTTCCTGTCTTTCTTACATCACTTCCTGTCTTTCTCACCTCACTTCATGTCTTTCTTACATCACTTCCTGTCTTTCTCACCTCACTTCCTGTCTTTCTCACCTCACTTCCTGTCTTTCTTACATCACTTCCTGTCTTTCTTGCCTCACTTCCTGTCTTTCTTGCCTCACTTCCTGTCTTTCTCACCTCACTCTTTGTCTTTCTCACCTCAGTTTCTGTATTTTT
This genomic window from Argopecten irradians isolate NY chromosome 11, Ai_NY, whole genome shotgun sequence contains:
- the LOC138335611 gene encoding uncharacterized protein, whose amino-acid sequence is MTGSEVRKTGSEVRKTRSDVRKTGSDVRMTASDVRKTGSDVRMTGNEVRKRGSDVRKRGSDVRMTASEVRMTASEVRITGSEARMTASDVRMTASDVRMTGSEARMTASDVRMTASDVRMTASEVRMTASEVRKTGSDVRMTGSEVGMTASEVRMTASDVRMTASEVRMTGSDVRMTAGDVRMSASEVRKTGSDVRKTASEVRMTASDVRMTVSDVRMTVSNVRMTASDVRMTGNFVESHEEV